A single window of Acidimicrobiales bacterium DNA harbors:
- a CDS encoding dTDP-4-dehydrorhamnose 3,5-epimerase — protein MSGMAEVIASDQIDGVYVVRPRVFRDERGVFVETYRREWIPSGREMIQANRADRAAGTVVGLHYHLHQADYWYVPRGRARVVLHDLRRGSPTDGATMVLELGGDPSSDDAHTGLYIPPGVAHGFAALTDITITYLVDGYYNPADELGVAWDDPAIAADWGVSEPVLSERDRSNPTRDRIPPEFMPHAKLRT, from the coding sequence GTGTCCGGGATGGCCGAAGTGATCGCGTCCGACCAGATAGACGGCGTCTACGTGGTGCGCCCACGGGTGTTCCGCGACGAGAGGGGGGTGTTCGTCGAGACGTACAGAAGGGAGTGGATACCCTCGGGCCGGGAGATGATCCAGGCGAACCGAGCCGACCGGGCGGCCGGGACGGTCGTCGGCCTCCACTACCACCTCCATCAGGCCGACTACTGGTACGTGCCCCGAGGACGCGCTCGGGTGGTGCTGCACGACCTCAGGAGAGGCTCTCCCACCGACGGGGCGACGATGGTCTTGGAGTTGGGGGGCGACCCCTCCTCCGACGACGCGCACACGGGCCTCTACATACCCCCCGGCGTCGCCCACGGCTTCGCCGCCCTCACCGACATCACGATCACCTATCTCGTGGACGGTTACTACAATCCCGCCGACGAGCTGGGTGTGGCCTGGGACGATCCCGCGATCGCGGCGGACTGGGGTGTGAGCGAACCGGTCCTCTCCGAACGGGACCGCTCCAACCCCACGAGGGACCGGATCCCGCCGGAGTTCATGCCGCATGCGAAGCTGAGGACGTGA
- a CDS encoding putative arsenate reductase produces MAEVTVYHNPRCSKSREALRRLEELGVPHDVVLYLENPPDESTLRQIVAKLEDPVRDLVRTQDARKRGIQLGDLDDADHVIELLTSHPEVMQRPLVVTPDRAFVARPTDRVDTLA; encoded by the coding sequence ATGGCCGAGGTCACCGTCTACCACAACCCTCGCTGCTCCAAGTCCCGAGAGGCCCTGCGCAGGCTCGAGGAGCTTGGTGTCCCCCACGACGTAGTCCTATACCTGGAGAACCCGCCGGACGAGTCCACCCTTCGACAGATCGTCGCCAAGCTCGAGGACCCGGTGCGCGACCTCGTGCGCACCCAGGACGCCCGCAAGCGCGGCATACAGCTCGGCGACCTCGACGATGCGGACCACGTGATCGAGCTCCTCACATCCCACCCGGAGGTGATGCAGCGCCCGCTCGTCGTCACACCCGATCGAGCCTTCGTCGCCAGGCCCACCGACAGGGTCGACACACTCGCCTGA
- the rfbB gene encoding dTDP-glucose 4,6-dehydratase → MRLLVTGGAGFIGSNYVRWVLAHTDDSVTVYDALTYAGNLDNLRDLEGDPRYGFVHGDVCDRETLRQAMEGHDAVLHFAAESHVDRSIVSPDAFVRTNCDGTNVVCDIAREVGVSKVVHVSTDEVYGSIEEGSFSEDDPLHPRSPYSASKAGSDLIALAYHETFGLPVVVTRSSNNFGPYQYPEKLIPLFVTNLLEGKKVPLYGDGMNVRDWCYVEDNCEAIDLVLRRGEVGTVYNIGAGNEMPNRAIVDALLEILDADDSMVEYVEDRPGHDRRYSITTHRIRALGWSPRHEFRPALEQTVRWYLENRWWWEPLKRRLEEEPIR, encoded by the coding sequence TTGAGACTGCTCGTGACCGGCGGTGCCGGGTTCATAGGTTCCAACTACGTGCGATGGGTGCTGGCCCACACCGACGACTCCGTCACCGTCTACGACGCCCTCACCTATGCGGGGAACCTGGACAACCTGCGGGACCTCGAGGGCGACCCCCGATACGGCTTCGTGCACGGCGACGTCTGTGACCGGGAGACGCTGCGGCAGGCGATGGAAGGCCACGACGCAGTGCTCCACTTCGCTGCCGAGAGCCATGTCGACCGTTCGATCGTCAGTCCCGACGCCTTCGTGCGCACCAACTGCGACGGGACGAACGTGGTGTGCGACATAGCACGGGAGGTCGGCGTTTCGAAGGTGGTGCACGTGTCCACCGACGAGGTTTACGGCTCTATCGAGGAAGGGTCGTTCTCCGAAGACGACCCCCTGCACCCGAGGTCCCCCTACTCCGCGTCGAAGGCGGGCTCGGACCTCATCGCACTCGCCTACCACGAGACCTTCGGCCTCCCCGTCGTGGTCACACGCTCGTCTAACAACTTCGGCCCCTACCAGTACCCGGAGAAGCTCATCCCGCTGTTCGTGACGAACCTCCTCGAGGGGAAGAAAGTCCCTCTGTATGGGGACGGGATGAACGTGCGGGACTGGTGTTACGTGGAGGACAACTGCGAGGCCATCGACCTGGTGTTGAGGCGGGGAGAGGTCGGCACCGTCTACAACATCGGAGCGGGAAATGAGATGCCGAACCGGGCGATAGTAGACGCTCTGTTGGAGATCTTGGACGCAGACGATTCGATGGTCGAATACGTGGAGGACCGCCCCGGACACGACCGCAGGTATTCGATAACCACCCACCGGATACGGGCCCTCGGATGGTCCCCGCGCCACGAGTTCCGTCCGGCCCTGGAGCAGACCGTCAGGTGGTATCTGGAGAACCGGTGGTGGTGGGAGCCTCTAAAGCGGAGGCTGGAAGAGGAGCCGATCCGCTGA